A single region of the Ancylobacter novellus DSM 506 genome encodes:
- the metX gene encoding homoserine O-acetyltransferase MetX, with amino-acid sequence MSDSDTTLGEIRAFEPARGEADHPHSAIMRFGADKPLQLDAGGVLTPFQIAYQTYGTLNAARSNAILICHALSGDQHVANVHPVTGKPGWWETLVGPGKPIDTDRYFVIGTNVIGGCMGSTGPSSLNPASGKAYGLDLPILTIRDMVRAQAMLVDQLGIEKLLAVVGGSMGGMQVLQWAASYPERVFAAFPIATAARHSAQNIAFHEVGRQAIMADPEWRGGRYLAEGSSPRRGLSVARMAAHITYMSDSSLHRKFGRRLQDRDGHTFSFDADFQVESYLRHQGEAFVDRFDANSYLYMTRAMDYFDLAADYGGVLANAFKATKTRFCLVSFTSDWLFTTADSRNIVHALNAAGAPVSFAEIESDKGHDAFLLDEPEFFAITRGFIDAAARAVGVS; translated from the coding sequence ATGTCTGACAGCGACACGACGCTTGGCGAGATCCGGGCCTTCGAGCCCGCGCGCGGCGAAGCGGATCATCCCCATTCGGCGATCATGCGCTTCGGCGCGGACAAGCCGCTGCAGCTCGACGCCGGCGGCGTGCTGACCCCGTTCCAGATCGCCTACCAGACCTATGGCACGCTGAACGCGGCGCGCTCCAACGCCATCCTCATCTGTCATGCGCTCTCCGGCGACCAGCATGTGGCGAACGTGCATCCCGTCACCGGTAAGCCGGGCTGGTGGGAGACGCTGGTCGGGCCGGGCAAGCCGATCGACACCGATCGTTATTTCGTCATCGGCACCAATGTCATCGGCGGCTGCATGGGCTCGACCGGGCCGTCCTCGCTCAACCCGGCGTCGGGGAAGGCCTACGGGCTCGACCTGCCGATCCTGACCATACGCGACATGGTGCGGGCGCAGGCCATGCTGGTCGACCAGCTCGGCATCGAGAAGCTCTTGGCGGTCGTCGGCGGCTCCATGGGCGGCATGCAGGTGCTGCAATGGGCGGCGAGCTACCCCGAGCGGGTGTTCGCGGCCTTCCCCATCGCCACGGCGGCCCGCCACTCCGCGCAGAACATCGCCTTCCACGAGGTCGGCCGGCAGGCGATCATGGCCGATCCGGAATGGCGCGGCGGGCGCTACCTCGCCGAGGGCAGCAGCCCGCGGCGCGGCCTCTCGGTCGCGCGCATGGCGGCGCACATCACCTATATGTCGGACTCGTCGCTGCACCGGAAGTTCGGCCGGCGGCTGCAGGACCGCGACGGCCACACCTTCTCCTTCGACGCGGACTTCCAGGTGGAGAGCTATCTGCGCCACCAGGGGGAGGCCTTCGTCGACCGCTTCGACGCCAACTCCTATCTCTACATGACCCGGGCGATGGATTATTTCGACCTCGCCGCGGACTATGGCGGCGTGCTGGCGAACGCGTTCAAGGCGACGAAGACGCGGTTCTGCCTGGTGTCCTTCACCTCGGACTGGCTGTTCACCACGGCGGATTCGCGCAACATCGTGCATGCGCTCAACGCCGCCGGCGCGCCGGTCTCCTTCGCCGAGATCGAGAGCGACAAGGGCCACGACGCCTTCCTGCTCGACGAGCCGGAATTCTTCGCCATCACGCGCGGCTTCATCGACGCCGCCGCCCGCGCGGTGGGGGTGAGCTGA